One segment of Synechococcus sp. A15-24 DNA contains the following:
- a CDS encoding nuclear transport factor 2 family protein, with product MASLTLQHATTFLGGAANLDEYLNFFANDCTYQVGNNPVIVGKEALGQSYGRFKGMVERVEHEILSSYESENIVVIELNATYHKKDGKTVTITCLDLFTIIDQKIKSLQVFADLSPLFK from the coding sequence ATGGCATCTCTAACACTACAGCATGCAACAACGTTTCTTGGCGGTGCGGCGAATTTAGATGAATATCTAAATTTTTTCGCAAATGATTGTACTTATCAAGTGGGAAACAATCCCGTGATCGTTGGGAAAGAAGCTCTCGGGCAAAGCTACGGTCGATTTAAAGGTATGGTTGAACGAGTTGAACATGAAATCCTATCGTCGTACGAAAGCGAGAATATTGTGGTGATAGAGCTTAATGCCACATACCACAAGAAAGACGGTAAAACCGTAACCATTACATGCTTGGACTTGTTCACTATAATTGACCAAAAAATTAAGTCTCTACAGGTATTTGCAGACCTCAGTCCTCTTTTTAAATAA
- a CDS encoding nuclear transport factor 2 family protein codes for MNSALVTSVKEAYAAVESNDISAYVQFFTDDAIYKVANFDPVVGPDGIRALAEPLVDMFESVTHDITTIWEVENTVICEMNVTYNRKDGKSVTVPCVDVIHFSDGKVNELKAYIDTSPAFS; via the coding sequence ATGAATTCCGCACTTGTAACTTCTGTCAAAGAGGCTTATGCAGCCGTTGAATCGAACGACATCTCAGCGTATGTTCAATTCTTTACTGATGATGCTATCTACAAAGTAGCAAATTTCGACCCCGTCGTTGGGCCTGATGGCATACGTGCCTTGGCAGAACCACTTGTCGACATGTTTGAGTCCGTGACTCATGACATCACGACGATTTGGGAGGTCGAAAACACAGTAATTTGTGAAATGAATGTAACGTACAACCGCAAAGATGGCAAATCAGTTACGGTTCCATGCGTCGATGTCATCCACTTCAGCGACGGGAAAGTCAATGAATTGAAGGCATATATCGATACTTCACCAGCCTTTTCCTGA